The following proteins are encoded in a genomic region of Ornithinibacillus sp. 4-3:
- the kynU gene encoding kynureninase, which yields MNSLDTTKAYAQKLDQEDILKSFRNDFYLPKETIYFDGNSLGLMSKQAESTLHTLLDSWKTYGIDGWTEGEHPWFYLSEKLGEMTAPLVGAHKNEVIITGSTTTNLHQLVATFFKPEGNRNKILADELNFPSDIYALQSQLKLKGLDPKEHLIRVKSKDHNTLATEDIIAAMTDDIALIVLPSVLYRSGQILDMKTLTTEAHRRGIIIGFDLCHSVGAIPHELAEWGVDFAFWCTYKHLNGGPGSVGGLYVHQKHFGHAPGLAGWFSSKKDKQFDMEHTLTHADTAGAYQIGTPHVLSAAPLLGSLEIFQQAGIHAIRQKSLQLTSYFLELLKTELGDYDFVIANPLDEEIRGAHVFLEHPDAARICKALKAEKIIPDFRSPNGIRIAPVALYNTFEEVWNVIQILKKIMEEKRYEKFENVRGVIA from the coding sequence GTGAATTCATTGGATACAACAAAAGCTTATGCGCAAAAACTTGATCAAGAAGATATATTAAAATCCTTTCGTAATGATTTTTATTTACCAAAGGAAACCATTTATTTTGACGGTAATTCACTTGGGCTCATGTCCAAACAAGCTGAATCTACTTTACACACTTTGCTAGATTCTTGGAAAACGTACGGAATTGATGGATGGACAGAAGGAGAGCATCCATGGTTCTATCTATCTGAGAAATTAGGAGAAATGACTGCACCACTAGTAGGTGCTCATAAAAATGAGGTAATTATTACAGGCTCTACAACAACGAATCTACACCAGTTAGTTGCAACGTTTTTTAAACCAGAAGGAAATCGCAATAAAATTTTAGCAGATGAATTGAATTTTCCATCCGATATCTATGCATTACAAAGTCAATTAAAACTAAAAGGACTTGATCCAAAAGAGCATTTGATTCGTGTGAAAAGTAAAGATCACAATACATTAGCTACTGAAGACATTATTGCAGCAATGACAGATGATATTGCATTAATTGTTCTCCCAAGTGTTTTATATCGTAGTGGACAAATATTGGATATGAAAACATTAACAACTGAAGCGCATCGTCGTGGCATTATCATTGGTTTTGACCTTTGCCATTCTGTCGGTGCTATTCCACATGAATTAGCTGAATGGGGAGTAGATTTTGCTTTTTGGTGTACGTATAAGCATTTAAACGGTGGACCTGGAAGTGTTGGGGGACTCTATGTTCATCAAAAGCATTTTGGACATGCACCAGGATTAGCTGGTTGGTTTAGCTCAAAAAAGGACAAGCAATTTGATATGGAGCATACATTGACACATGCTGATACTGCAGGCGCTTATCAAATCGGTACACCTCATGTGCTTAGCGCTGCTCCATTACTTGGTTCTTTAGAGATTTTCCAGCAGGCAGGAATTCATGCCATTCGTCAAAAATCTCTACAATTAACCTCCTATTTCTTAGAGTTGCTTAAAACGGAATTAGGAGATTATGATTTCGTTATTGCCAATCCACTTGATGAGGAAATTAGAGGTGCCCATGTCTTCTTAGAACATCCAGATGCTGCACGTATTTGTAAAGCATTAAAAGCAGAGAAAATAATTCCAGACTTCCGCAGTCCTAACGGAATTAGAATTGCTCCTGTAGCACTTTATAATACTTTTGAAGAAGTCTGGAACGTTATTCAAATATTGAAGAAGATTATGGAAGAAAAACGTTATGAAAAATTTGAAAATGTGCGAGGTGTGATTGCATAG
- the kynA gene encoding tryptophan 2,3-dioxygenase, producing the protein MDKKDLAYSNEKEIHTDFKKKMTYGEYLNLDMILNSQQRRSGHHDEMLFIIIHQVSELWLKLIRHETKAAIEAIQHNAYQESFKMLARVSRIQSQIIQAWDVLSTLTPAEYMEFRDTLGNASGFQSYQYRLIEFALGYKTPHILKIYRKDPELLKELEEAYHAPGLYDVAIEALAKAGLELDEEIINRDYSVLYEYNESVEKAWMEVYRDVDKYWNLYQLAEKLVDIEDWFQQWRFRHMKTVERIIGHKMGTGGSSGVGYLKKVIDHYFFPELWALRTKL; encoded by the coding sequence ATGGATAAAAAAGATTTGGCCTATTCCAATGAAAAAGAAATCCATACTGATTTTAAAAAGAAAATGACTTATGGAGAGTACCTAAATCTAGATATGATTTTAAATAGCCAACAGCGTCGTTCTGGTCATCATGACGAAATGCTTTTCATCATCATTCACCAAGTCAGTGAACTATGGCTAAAATTAATTCGCCATGAAACAAAGGCAGCTATCGAAGCAATTCAACATAATGCTTACCAAGAATCCTTTAAGATGCTAGCACGTGTATCTAGAATTCAATCACAAATTATTCAAGCTTGGGATGTTCTCTCTACATTAACGCCTGCTGAATATATGGAATTTCGCGATACTCTAGGCAATGCATCTGGATTCCAATCTTATCAATATCGTTTAATTGAATTTGCACTTGGCTATAAAACACCACATATTTTAAAAATTTATCGTAAAGACCCTGAATTACTAAAAGAATTAGAAGAAGCTTATCATGCTCCAGGTCTTTATGATGTTGCTATTGAAGCATTAGCAAAAGCAGGATTGGAGCTTGATGAGGAAATAATCAACCGTGATTATTCTGTTTTATATGAATACAATGAATCTGTAGAAAAAGCATGGATGGAAGTTTACCGAGATGTAGATAAATATTGGAATTTATATCAATTAGCAGAGAAATTAGTAGATATCGAGGATTGGTTCCAGCAGTGGCGATTCCGTCATATGAAGACAGTCGAAAGAATTATTGGTCATAAGATGGGTACAGGTGGTTCTTCCGGTGTAGGCTATTTAAAGAAAGTTATCGACCATTACTTCTTCCCAGAGCTCTGGGCATTACGTACGAAATTATAA
- a CDS encoding M20 family metallopeptidase, producing the protein MKETLFKQLEAHYDEMVEIRRHLHQHPELSHQESETPKYIAEYHRNLGHDVRTNVGGNGVVATLKGAKPGKTVALRADFDALPIHEETDVPFRSKVDGVMHACGHDAHTATLLVLAKVLNGMKDELEGNVVFIHQHAEELAPGGAKPMIEDGCLDGVDVIFGTHIWSIFPLGTIETVTGPIMAASDRFEIEIQGKGGHGAQPHLTKDAVVVASTLVNQLQQIVSRRVDPIESAVVTVGNFVAQNAFNVIADKATLGGTVRTFTPEIRDLIEKEIGRIVEGVCVAADVEYKLNYYRGYPAVVNHKEETEFLMDVAKSVPNVEEVKEMVPTMGGEDFSYYLEHVKGNFFFTGAKHPDWDHAYPHHHPKFDIDERTMLVAASTLGAATLEAQKTK; encoded by the coding sequence ATGAAGGAAACCTTATTTAAGCAATTAGAAGCACATTATGATGAGATGGTTGAAATTCGTCGTCATTTGCACCAGCATCCAGAGCTATCTCACCAAGAATCAGAAACACCTAAATATATTGCAGAATATCATCGTAACTTGGGACATGATGTGAGAACTAATGTTGGTGGTAATGGTGTGGTTGCAACTCTTAAGGGTGCGAAACCAGGTAAGACAGTAGCACTTCGAGCGGATTTTGATGCTTTACCAATCCATGAAGAGACAGATGTTCCATTTCGTTCTAAAGTCGATGGTGTAATGCATGCTTGTGGTCATGATGCACATACAGCGACTTTACTTGTACTAGCTAAAGTTCTAAACGGTATGAAGGACGAGCTAGAAGGAAATGTTGTATTTATTCATCAGCATGCAGAAGAGCTTGCACCAGGTGGAGCGAAACCAATGATTGAAGATGGCTGTTTAGATGGTGTAGATGTGATTTTTGGTACACATATTTGGTCAATTTTCCCACTGGGTACAATTGAAACAGTAACGGGACCAATTATGGCTGCATCTGATCGTTTTGAAATTGAAATTCAAGGAAAAGGTGGACACGGTGCACAGCCTCATTTAACGAAGGATGCAGTAGTTGTTGCTTCTACTTTAGTAAATCAATTACAGCAAATCGTAAGTCGCCGTGTGGATCCAATTGAGTCAGCTGTTGTAACAGTAGGAAACTTTGTTGCACAAAACGCATTTAATGTTATCGCAGATAAAGCTACTTTAGGTGGAACTGTTCGTACATTTACACCAGAGATTCGCGATTTAATTGAAAAAGAAATCGGACGTATTGTTGAAGGTGTATGCGTAGCTGCAGATGTTGAATATAAGCTTAACTACTATCGTGGATATCCCGCTGTAGTAAACCATAAGGAAGAAACAGAATTTTTAATGGATGTGGCGAAATCTGTACCAAATGTGGAAGAAGTAAAAGAAATGGTACCAACAATGGGTGGAGAAGATTTTTCATATTACTTAGAGCATGTGAAAGGGAATTTCTTCTTTACAGGAGCTAAACACCCAGATTGGGATCATGCATACCCACACCATCATCCGAAATTCGATATTGATGAAAGAACAATGCTAGTTGCGGCAAGCACACTAGGAGCGGCAACATTAGAAGCACAAAAAACAAAATAA
- a CDS encoding ABC transporter substrate-binding protein, with protein sequence MHVKRIMSILIILLLGGILIACSDSSNTNNDEDNDRDQENEEENEVTQGGELNIAFSAQPPTLDIHLSTATATRDISQHIFEPLVTLNSSLEVEPMLAESYEISEDGKTITFYLREGIKFHNGEDMTAEDVIASLERWQGQSAQAKTYHSQTVFTAEDDYTVVAEIENPSTLDMYVLADMTQFAAIMPKDVIENVSDDGVEEIVGTGPYALEEWRQDQYIHLKKFADYQSRSEPADGLAGEKKAPMDDMYFHFITDSSTRLAGIQTGEYDIAIDIPHDDAATLEAAGDVRNEVFASSMLIIMLNNKEGVFSNQKIRQAANAAINMEDILTASFVNEEYYIKDHALVKEEQAGWYTDAGSDIYHTYDPELAEQLLDEAGYDGEEVVLLTNRDYETHYNTAVIMQSQLEAVGMNVTMDVRDWPTAIEMAEDPSAFDAFYSGFAFRPMPIQQLFLNPEYIGWPESEELQRLSEQILQASSLEEAQSFSEEFHRVYYEEMPALKAGNTTNIVSLRENIDGLQFISGPILWNITKTE encoded by the coding sequence ATGCATGTAAAACGAATAATGAGCATCCTGATTATCCTGTTATTAGGAGGTATTTTAATCGCATGTAGTGATTCATCAAACACCAATAACGATGAAGACAATGACAGGGACCAGGAAAATGAAGAAGAGAACGAAGTAACTCAAGGTGGGGAATTAAATATTGCATTTAGTGCACAACCACCAACATTAGATATCCACCTTTCAACTGCAACTGCCACAAGAGATATTTCCCAACATATATTTGAGCCACTTGTTACTTTAAATTCGAGCTTAGAAGTAGAGCCAATGTTAGCTGAATCTTATGAAATAAGTGAGGATGGAAAAACAATTACATTTTATCTTCGCGAAGGAATCAAGTTTCACAATGGTGAAGACATGACAGCAGAAGATGTTATCGCCTCATTAGAAAGATGGCAAGGACAGTCAGCTCAAGCAAAAACTTACCACAGTCAAACCGTTTTTACAGCAGAGGATGATTATACTGTTGTCGCAGAAATTGAAAACCCTTCTACATTAGATATGTACGTTTTGGCAGATATGACACAATTTGCTGCGATTATGCCTAAAGATGTTATTGAAAATGTAAGTGATGATGGAGTAGAAGAAATCGTTGGTACAGGACCATATGCATTAGAAGAATGGCGGCAGGATCAATATATTCATCTGAAGAAGTTTGCTGATTATCAATCACGTTCTGAACCGGCTGACGGACTTGCGGGTGAAAAGAAAGCGCCTATGGATGATATGTATTTCCATTTTATAACTGATTCTTCCACTCGACTTGCAGGAATACAAACTGGTGAATATGATATTGCAATTGATATACCACATGATGATGCAGCTACATTAGAAGCTGCTGGAGATGTAAGGAATGAAGTGTTTGCAAGTTCTATGTTAATCATCATGTTAAATAATAAAGAAGGCGTCTTTTCTAACCAAAAAATAAGGCAAGCTGCAAATGCTGCTATTAATATGGAAGATATACTAACAGCATCTTTTGTAAATGAAGAATACTATATTAAGGATCATGCATTAGTTAAAGAGGAACAGGCAGGTTGGTATACGGATGCTGGAAGTGATATTTATCACACATATGATCCTGAATTAGCAGAGCAGTTATTAGATGAAGCTGGATATGATGGTGAAGAAGTAGTGCTGTTAACAAATCGTGATTATGAAACACATTATAATACAGCTGTGATTATGCAATCACAATTAGAAGCAGTTGGAATGAATGTAACAATGGATGTAAGAGATTGGCCAACTGCGATCGAAATGGCAGAAGATCCATCTGCATTTGATGCATTCTACTCTGGATTTGCATTTCGCCCGATGCCGATTCAGCAACTATTCTTAAACCCTGAGTATATTGGTTGGCCGGAAAGTGAAGAATTACAGCGTTTATCTGAACAAATTTTACAAGCATCATCTCTTGAAGAAGCACAATCCTTCTCAGAGGAATTTCACCGAGTTTATTATGAGGAGATGCCAGCATTAAAAGCTGGAAATACTACCAATATTGTGTCACTACGAGAAAATATTGATGGATTACAATTTATTTCAGGACCTATTTTATGGAATATTACTAAAACAGAATAA
- the kynB gene encoding arylformamidase, with protein MVRQPWIDISQALTNDMAHWPGDTPFTRELTFSKAETGSVNIGQITTSLHTGTHVDAPFHFDNDGKTIEQLDINDFIGKARVFDICEAEEINVEVLKQFTWENVTRALFRTSFIDNLKQFPETIPTIDPAIAPFLASKGVKLFGIDLPSVDALDSKTLETHHAFAEHGIHILENIVLSDIQPGVYELIALPLAIHGADGSPVRAVIRKIKEEKQHG; from the coding sequence ATAGTGAGACAACCATGGATTGATATTTCTCAAGCCTTAACAAATGATATGGCTCATTGGCCAGGAGACACACCATTTACCCGTGAATTAACATTTTCCAAAGCTGAAACAGGATCTGTTAATATCGGACAAATCACTACAAGCTTACATACGGGAACACATGTAGACGCACCATTCCATTTTGATAATGATGGAAAAACAATTGAACAGCTTGATATTAATGATTTTATTGGTAAAGCAAGGGTTTTTGATATTTGTGAAGCAGAAGAAATTAATGTAGAGGTTTTAAAACAATTTACATGGGAAAATGTAACCCGAGCATTATTTCGTACCTCTTTCATTGATAATCTAAAGCAATTTCCAGAAACAATTCCAACGATTGATCCTGCAATAGCACCCTTCCTAGCAAGTAAAGGTGTCAAACTATTTGGGATTGATTTACCATCTGTTGATGCATTGGATAGCAAAACATTAGAAACACATCACGCGTTTGCTGAACATGGAATCCATATTTTAGAAAATATCGTGCTTTCTGATATACAACCTGGAGTATATGAATTGATTGCTCTACCACTAGCAATACATGGAGCTGATGGAAGTCCTGTCCGTGCTGTGATTCGTAAAATCAAGGAGGAAAAGCAACATGGATAA
- a CDS encoding M20 family metallopeptidase: MPHEILSEAKRIQPWLVDVRRDFHRHPEFGMEEFRTQEKIITYLTEMGIPCKKIANTGVVGFIKGVKPGKTIALRADMDALPIDEQNDVDYKSTIPGKMHACGHDAHMTVLLGAAKLLQVHRDELQGNVKLMFQPAEETVGGAEPMIAEGVLEDPKVDASFGLHMSTGIPTGKIGVIYDQMNASSDSIKLTIKGAKGHGAYPHNGRDAIVIAAHVITAMQTIVSRNVDPRKAAVISLGTISGGTQSNVIADEVVINGTVRTLDPEVRELVIERVKEVLSFTTRSLGGDYDFEHHPGYVSLINDNKMVDIVKASGDELLGKENVQWMDLPNMGVEDFAYFAAAVPSAFFQLGCRNEEKGIIHGGHTSQFDIDEDSLSIGAALQVQNVWKALDTL, from the coding sequence ATGCCACACGAAATATTATCGGAAGCGAAACGAATCCAGCCTTGGTTAGTGGATGTGCGTAGAGATTTTCACCGTCACCCAGAGTTTGGAATGGAAGAATTTCGTACCCAGGAAAAAATAATAACGTATTTAACAGAGATGGGAATTCCGTGTAAAAAAATAGCCAATACAGGTGTAGTTGGTTTTATTAAAGGTGTGAAGCCAGGAAAAACAATTGCACTTCGAGCAGATATGGATGCTTTGCCAATTGATGAACAAAATGATGTAGATTATAAATCTACTATTCCAGGAAAAATGCATGCTTGTGGTCATGATGCGCATATGACAGTGTTATTAGGAGCTGCTAAGCTTTTGCAAGTACATCGTGATGAACTACAAGGAAATGTGAAGTTAATGTTCCAACCAGCAGAAGAGACTGTTGGGGGAGCAGAACCAATGATTGCTGAAGGAGTATTAGAAGATCCCAAGGTAGATGCTTCTTTTGGGTTACATATGTCAACTGGAATACCTACTGGAAAAATTGGTGTTATTTATGATCAAATGAATGCGTCTTCTGATTCAATCAAGCTTACTATAAAAGGAGCAAAGGGACATGGGGCATACCCACATAATGGACGTGACGCTATTGTCATTGCTGCACATGTGATTACAGCTATGCAAACGATTGTAAGCCGTAACGTTGATCCAAGAAAGGCCGCTGTTATTTCATTAGGTACTATTTCTGGAGGAACACAGAGTAATGTAATTGCAGATGAAGTAGTAATAAATGGAACAGTACGTACATTAGACCCTGAAGTAAGAGAGTTAGTTATTGAAAGAGTTAAAGAAGTTTTATCTTTTACCACCCGCAGTCTTGGTGGGGATTATGATTTTGAACATCATCCAGGATATGTTTCTTTAATTAATGATAATAAAATGGTTGATATTGTTAAAGCAAGTGGTGACGAGCTTCTTGGTAAGGAAAATGTCCAGTGGATGGACTTACCTAATATGGGTGTAGAAGATTTTGCATATTTTGCAGCTGCAGTTCCATCTGCGTTTTTCCAATTAGGGTGCCGTAATGAAGAAAAAGGAATTATCCATGGCGGGCATACAAGTCAATTTGATATTGATGAAGATAGTCTGTCAATTGGAGCGGCATTACAAGTGCAGAATGTATGGAAAGCATTAGATACACTTTAA
- a CDS encoding thiamine pyrophosphate-dependent enzyme, which translates to MIVVANIPAKETKTMTAAAALVECLKREDITKVFCVPGESYLPVLDALYDEPAMEVISARHEGGASFMAEGYAKSALKPGVVMATRGVGAGNLTIGVHTAYQDSTPMLVFLGQVHSKVKGREAFQEVELDQFFKPIAKWAVEVRDPERMPEIVQKAIRIAQTGRPGPVVISLPEDVLPVEAEMHFGPTLKKPTPAPASDEVKAVQEILSAAKHPLIIAGGGVKSSQAEQELIQFAEKYSIPVVAAFRRHDSFPHQHPLYVGHLGLGLAKDIRKTVDEADLIIGLGTRFSENTTQDYSIITNDKKLIHIDIDFDTIGKIYVPEIGIVADVKEALKALESMELTSSWEEWAKEKRAVYEAVSELSVTDTDYINKKIIAVLDKKLPNDALITNDAGNFAGWLHSFYSFREKHTYVGPTSGAMGYGMPAAVGAKLAFPDKVVVSLSGDGGFMMTAQEIETAVRYDIPIISLVFNNNSYGTIRMHQEMHYPEKVIATDLGKVKFADFAKSVGANGYSVDTAEAFEKALEDALASKKTSVIEIIIDKEQISVGATIAQLRANKK; encoded by the coding sequence ATGATAGTGGTAGCAAACATTCCAGCAAAAGAAACAAAAACAATGACTGCGGCAGCGGCGCTTGTTGAATGTCTGAAACGCGAAGATATTACAAAGGTATTCTGTGTTCCAGGAGAAAGTTATTTACCAGTATTAGATGCACTTTATGATGAACCTGCTATGGAAGTTATATCAGCACGTCATGAAGGTGGTGCATCCTTTATGGCAGAAGGCTATGCGAAATCAGCTTTAAAACCAGGCGTGGTAATGGCGACTCGTGGAGTAGGAGCAGGAAATTTAACGATCGGTGTACATACCGCTTATCAGGATTCTACTCCGATGTTAGTATTTCTTGGGCAAGTACATAGCAAGGTAAAGGGGAGAGAAGCATTTCAGGAAGTGGAGCTAGATCAATTCTTCAAGCCTATTGCAAAATGGGCAGTGGAAGTTCGTGACCCAGAACGCATGCCAGAAATTGTGCAGAAGGCCATTCGTATTGCCCAAACAGGTAGACCTGGACCTGTTGTTATTTCTTTGCCAGAAGATGTATTGCCAGTAGAAGCGGAAATGCATTTTGGACCAACATTAAAGAAACCGACACCAGCCCCAGCAAGTGATGAGGTAAAAGCAGTTCAAGAAATTTTATCAGCAGCAAAACACCCACTGATTATCGCAGGTGGAGGAGTGAAGAGCTCCCAAGCAGAGCAGGAGCTAATACAGTTTGCTGAAAAATATTCCATTCCTGTAGTAGCAGCATTTAGAAGACATGATAGCTTTCCACATCAACATCCTTTATATGTAGGGCATCTTGGTTTAGGTTTGGCGAAGGATATTCGTAAAACAGTGGATGAAGCAGATTTGATTATAGGACTTGGTACAAGGTTTTCTGAGAATACGACTCAGGATTATAGTATCATTACAAATGATAAGAAGCTTATTCATATCGATATTGATTTTGATACGATTGGTAAGATTTATGTTCCTGAGATAGGAATTGTAGCTGATGTGAAAGAAGCTCTAAAAGCATTAGAAAGTATGGAATTAACATCAAGCTGGGAAGAATGGGCTAAGGAAAAACGTGCTGTATACGAAGCAGTTAGTGAATTAAGCGTTACAGATACTGATTATATTAATAAGAAGATTATTGCGGTATTAGATAAGAAATTACCTAATGATGCTTTAATTACTAATGATGCAGGAAATTTTGCAGGCTGGTTACACAGCTTCTATTCTTTCCGTGAAAAGCATACGTATGTTGGCCCAACCTCTGGTGCAATGGGCTATGGTATGCCAGCAGCAGTTGGGGCAAAGCTTGCCTTTCCAGACAAAGTAGTTGTATCTTTATCCGGAGATGGTGGATTCATGATGACAGCTCAAGAGATTGAAACAGCAGTTCGTTATGATATTCCGATTATTAGCCTAGTGTTTAATAACAACAGCTATGGTACCATTCGAATGCACCAAGAAATGCATTACCCAGAAAAGGTTATTGCAACTGATCTTGGCAAAGTGAAGTTTGCTGATTTTGCGAAAAGCGTTGGAGCAAACGGATATTCTGTAGATACTGCTGAAGCATTTGAAAAAGCATTAGAGGATGCTTTGGCAAGTAAAAAAACATCTGTAATAGAAATTATTATAGATAAAGAACAAATCTCTGTAGGTGCAACTATTGCGCAACTACGAGCTAATAAAAAGTAA
- a CDS encoding C45 family autoproteolytic acyltransferase/hydolase, producing MKQIYSEIIQCRGSHYDLGWMQGNALKDGLVLKNRKKQWKVNRPRFSVDEQEAKEVIFTFAPQIWDELLGLQDALEWPIEEIIKFFSGYQMEYRKSGCSIYTTEDYMIRNYDYHPKTYEGRFVLFQPTDKGHAIIGPSQLITGRMDGMNEHGLAIGYNYIHQKKPGAGFVCNMIARIILETCENVEQACEVLKEIPHRHSFTYVVLDTKGITYAVEATPRKIIVREANICTNHFEELTDENRYHLDDSFRRMAAIQAEKQNLNTVSDAFHYMNNREGDVFAHQYKSWSGTIHTSAYLPKQKEVWFGLGGNARPVIFDFAKWLSGEKLFIKRMIGELDTEAFFLHMDKEEY from the coding sequence TTGAAGCAAATATACAGTGAGATTATCCAATGTAGAGGCAGTCATTATGATTTAGGTTGGATGCAAGGGAACGCTTTAAAAGATGGGTTAGTATTGAAGAATCGTAAGAAACAGTGGAAGGTGAATAGACCACGGTTTTCTGTTGATGAACAGGAAGCTAAAGAGGTTATTTTCACCTTTGCGCCACAAATTTGGGATGAATTACTTGGCTTGCAGGATGCATTAGAATGGCCGATAGAAGAGATAATAAAATTCTTTAGTGGATACCAGATGGAATATCGTAAAAGTGGTTGTTCCATTTACACAACAGAAGATTATATGATTCGAAATTATGACTATCATCCAAAAACATATGAAGGGCGTTTTGTATTATTTCAACCGACTGATAAAGGACATGCTATTATTGGGCCTTCGCAGTTGATCACAGGGCGCATGGATGGGATGAATGAGCATGGGTTGGCGATTGGTTATAATTATATCCATCAAAAGAAGCCAGGAGCAGGTTTTGTCTGTAATATGATCGCTAGAATTATTTTAGAAACATGTGAAAATGTAGAACAAGCATGCGAGGTATTAAAAGAAATTCCGCATCGTCACTCCTTTACTTATGTCGTGTTAGATACAAAGGGGATTACCTACGCAGTTGAAGCGACTCCAAGGAAGATTATTGTAAGAGAAGCAAATATCTGCACGAATCACTTTGAAGAATTAACAGACGAAAATCGTTATCATCTTGATGATTCATTCCGAAGAATGGCAGCAATCCAAGCAGAAAAGCAAAATTTAAATACTGTCAGCGATGCTTTTCATTATATGAATAATCGAGAAGGGGATGTATTTGCCCATCAATATAAGAGCTGGTCTGGAACCATTCATACTTCTGCGTATTTACCAAAGCAAAAGGAAGTATGGTTTGGTTTAGGTGGCAATGCTCGACCAGTTATTTTTGATTTTGCCAAATGGCTATCGGGAGAAAAGCTGTTTATTAAACGAATGATTGGAGAGCTTGATACAGAAGCTTTTTTCTTACATATGGATAAAGAGGAATATTAG